Proteins from a genomic interval of Pseudophryne corroboree isolate aPseCor3 chromosome 4, aPseCor3.hap2, whole genome shotgun sequence:
- the LOC134910312 gene encoding uncharacterized protein LOC134910312 has protein sequence MEGWISGVRRPGIADLSPQGRPGRGADGSWLPMPSGGSTRRVPPSRQPADDVPTSRGHNETQGAFASALATVVAALGPLAVAPELDGGSGGMPSGSGAGAVSAAQRVARACRELGAAAAQLQQQPRRDENVHSPGTPTPRRARRTPVFVSGSSPPFLPAVVQADTEEPESEAEDVAYVAPDESGSDQSTASGEAEQSGSVSSTPSSSRSSSPSSSSSSSSSSSLSSAASDVSSTTKAKKRATKYARKAAGQQERRKRRRRLSKESRKARKRRDLPGVVRCEYTAVMRGLRDSCSKRIRRGDYVDVFVLTKDSKKEFKAATAKKGIGAEAFRTFDNWLAGFWVFAACYLEDRPDEHINVIRYLHLVHDMQRTSAGNEWRRYDEEFREKQDGLYVMDFGFKDVEVWLKVTRASQQAKEPRNAGADGHRAGPSAHAPGADGGSAKPGRSAVRAGKQPATKGLFRV, from the coding sequence ATGGAGGGGTGGATTTCCGGGGTGAGGCGCCCTGGCATTGCGGACCTTTCCCCACAGGGCCGACCGGGCCGCGGTGCGGATGGGTCATGGCTTCCTATGCCCAGCGGCGGGTCCACTCGGCGCGTTCCTCCCTCACGTCAGCCAGCAGACGACGTTCCAACGTCACGGGGTCACAATGAAACGCAAGGCGCGTTCGCGtcggccctcgccacggtggtggcggcgttgggTCCGCTCGCAGTGGCCCCGGAGCTCGATGGTGGGTCCGGGGGGATGCCGAGCGGATCGGGCGCCGGTGCAGTTTCAGCCGCTCAGAGGGTAGCACGTGCATGCCGcgagcttggtgcggccgcggctcagctgcagcagcagccgcggCGAGACGAGAATGTGCATTCACCTGGCACGCCCACGCCTAGACGGGCTAGGCGCACGCCTGTGTTTGTGTCTGGGTCCTCTCCCCCTTTTCTGCCCGCAGTTGTTCAAGCGGATACGGAGGAACCGGAATCGGAAGCTGAGGACGTTGCGTACGTCGCGCCTGATGAATCTGGATCCGAccaatctacggcttcaggtgaggcggagcagtcgGGGTCGGTTTCAAGTACTCCCTCGAGTTCGCGCAGCTCGTCCCCttcatcctcttcttcctcttcttcctcctcctccctttcttcggcagcgtccgacgtcagtagcacgacgaaggcgaagaaaagggcgactaaatacgccaggaaggcggctgggcagcaggagaggcgcaagaggcgaaggcggcttagcaaagaatctcgcaaggccaggaagcgacgcgacttgccaggcgtggtccgctgcgaatatacggctgtcatgcgggggcttagggatagctgcagcaaaaggattcgcaggggggactacgtagatgtctTCGTCTTGACTAAAGACTCTAAAAAAGAGTTCAAGGCAgcaaccgctaagaagggcataggggccgaggcgttccgcacgtttgataactggctggcggggttttgggttttcgcggcttgttaccttgaagacaggccagacgaacatatcaatgtcattcggtacctgcatctcgtgcacgatatgcaacgcacgtcggcgggtaacgaatggcgtaggtatgatgaggaattcagagagaagcaggacgggttgtacgttatggacttcggtttcaaggacgtggaggtatggcttaaggtcaccagggcctcgcagcaggccaaggagccccggaacgcaggggcggacggacaccgtgctgggccgtccgcccatgcgcccggcgcggacggcgggtcggccaagccgggtaggtcggccgtccgggctgggaaacagcccgcaacgaaaggattgtttcgcgtttaa